A DNA window from Sporosarcina sp. ANT_H38 contains the following coding sequences:
- a CDS encoding class D sortase codes for MKQLKKKRLLLLSCTTAIIIFGVCFFTTNMYKFTKGYFLYDTHTPSSQVKETIQIPPSNKVAKKELYPVRPKPGEEIGELYIPKLNATLPIFHGTNDDELAKGVGHFAGSVLPGENDNSVLSGHRDTVFRKLGQVGEGDLLIVRTSAGEFTYKINKVRIVDEDDRTVIVPKPRATLTVSTCYPFDFIGYAAERYILVAYLASKTVS; via the coding sequence GTGAAACAACTAAAGAAAAAGCGGTTGCTGCTGCTTTCTTGTACGACAGCTATCATTATATTTGGAGTTTGTTTTTTCACAACGAATATGTATAAGTTTACAAAAGGCTACTTTCTTTACGATACCCATACTCCAAGTAGCCAAGTAAAAGAAACAATACAGATACCACCAAGTAATAAAGTAGCAAAGAAAGAGCTATATCCTGTCCGTCCTAAACCTGGTGAAGAAATTGGGGAACTGTATATACCTAAACTAAATGCAACACTTCCTATTTTCCATGGAACAAACGATGATGAATTGGCGAAAGGTGTTGGTCACTTTGCAGGAAGTGTACTACCAGGTGAAAATGACAATTCCGTTCTCTCTGGTCATCGAGATACCGTATTTCGTAAACTGGGGCAAGTAGGCGAAGGTGATTTGTTGATAGTAAGAACATCGGCAGGAGAGTTCACATACAAAATCAACAAAGTTCGGATTGTGGATGAGGATGATCGAACCGTAATCGTTCCAAAACCACGAGCAACGCTAACCGTAAGTACATGTTATCCTTTTGATTTCATAGGGTATGCAGCTGAACGCTATATACTTGTCGCTTATCTGGCTTCTAAAACAGTAAGTTAG
- the helD gene encoding RNA polymerase recycling motor HelD has protein sequence MSQKHPDFEVELQRLDYTKHYMQQLLEESLRDVKSSQDQIRQSMADLDYLDSSLSYINILTNARFFEMARSQKEGLEAIQQKPYFARIHFQKEDEADEFLYIGKTSLFHRETQEPIIVDWRSPVANVYYDGRLGNLSYKVRDEEFEGHLYSKRQYRIEEGELLDIRDVDLTTNDELLQEALAGKADTRLTEIVSTIQAEQNAIIRANLKQPIIVQGAAGSGKTTIALHRISYFLYTMGENFPSDKLMILAPSKLFMDYIADVLPELGVGRICQTTYSEYVLRATGLKLKLTDPDAKLEQLTESDTLDAGLLFVTRVKGSLQYREIMQRYVYKLERDMAELFEDVFIEKYRIIKASRLRQLFLKEFSYMPVEKRLDRIKIIVQSDVKRKRKQLMDMLTSKYDAALDKALYGIRDDERRKMKLTRILEERDERLPAIEKEGKTAAAVYMRRFKKFNVKKLYRDWLTSRELQAELAYGWSDNDRFSFFEAHKKEFWEIEDLAAIYYLHAKLIGIADEWKMRVVFIDEVQDYSEFQLAAMQDGLETDMFTMVGDLAQGIHSYRSLTSWEPIKALFPRATYTTLQKSYRTTIEIMNLANQVLAQMDEDLPLVEPVVRHGKEPRYYEMDGLDVGEIEVIYKGIIDRGHRSIALICKTRKDAKKIHGYLEEFGMPVQLIGDQSGISDSGLLIVPSHLAKGLEFDAVIIAAFDEPFRNHPIDRKLLYVAMTRPMHELHIILVPDTERFF, from the coding sequence ATGTCTCAGAAACATCCTGACTTTGAGGTTGAATTACAGCGCCTTGACTACACCAAACATTATATGCAACAACTGTTGGAGGAATCGCTTCGCGACGTTAAATCCTCTCAAGACCAAATTCGTCAATCGATGGCGGACTTGGATTATTTGGATTCTAGTTTAAGCTACATAAACATTTTGACAAATGCTCGATTCTTTGAAATGGCACGTTCGCAAAAGGAAGGGCTGGAGGCAATTCAGCAGAAGCCTTATTTTGCCCGGATTCATTTCCAAAAGGAGGATGAGGCCGATGAATTTCTTTATATCGGAAAGACCTCTTTATTCCACCGGGAAACACAGGAACCGATTATTGTTGACTGGCGTTCTCCTGTCGCAAATGTTTATTATGACGGAAGGCTTGGCAATCTCTCCTATAAAGTTCGTGATGAAGAGTTTGAAGGTCATCTTTACTCGAAACGGCAATACCGGATTGAAGAGGGGGAACTGCTAGATATTCGAGATGTCGACCTCACAACGAATGACGAACTTCTTCAGGAAGCGCTTGCGGGTAAAGCAGATACACGACTGACTGAAATCGTGTCCACAATTCAGGCTGAACAAAATGCAATCATTCGTGCGAATTTGAAACAACCGATTATTGTACAGGGGGCTGCCGGTAGCGGAAAGACAACAATTGCTCTTCATCGTATATCCTATTTCCTCTATACAATGGGTGAAAATTTCCCTTCCGATAAACTGATGATTTTGGCTCCTAGTAAATTGTTTATGGATTATATTGCGGATGTACTTCCCGAACTTGGGGTTGGGCGCATCTGTCAGACGACATATAGCGAATATGTTTTACGTGCTACAGGATTGAAACTGAAGCTGACAGATCCGGATGCCAAGTTGGAACAGTTAACTGAGTCAGACACGTTGGATGCGGGGTTGCTTTTTGTAACACGGGTGAAGGGGAGCCTTCAATACCGGGAAATTATGCAACGCTATGTGTATAAGTTAGAGCGGGATATGGCGGAGTTATTTGAAGATGTCTTTATTGAAAAGTACCGGATTATAAAGGCCTCTCGATTGAGACAGCTATTTTTGAAGGAGTTTTCGTATATGCCGGTCGAGAAACGACTGGATAGAATTAAAATTATCGTTCAAAGCGATGTCAAACGGAAACGGAAACAGCTTATGGATATGCTGACTTCAAAATACGACGCAGCACTCGATAAGGCGCTATACGGAATCAGGGACGACGAAAGACGAAAAATGAAGCTGACAAGAATTTTGGAGGAGCGCGACGAAAGACTTCCTGCGATTGAAAAGGAAGGAAAAACGGCGGCTGCGGTCTATATGCGTAGATTTAAAAAGTTCAACGTAAAGAAATTGTATCGAGATTGGCTGACGAGTCGTGAATTGCAAGCAGAATTAGCATACGGATGGTCCGACAACGACAGATTTTCTTTTTTTGAGGCACATAAAAAAGAGTTTTGGGAAATTGAAGATTTAGCTGCTATTTATTATTTACACGCAAAACTGATCGGAATTGCTGATGAATGGAAAATGAGGGTTGTATTCATCGATGAAGTCCAGGATTACAGCGAATTCCAGCTCGCTGCTATGCAAGATGGTTTAGAGACAGATATGTTTACGATGGTGGGGGATCTGGCTCAGGGAATTCATAGTTACAGGTCATTAACATCATGGGAACCGATAAAGGCACTATTTCCAAGGGCAACGTATACAACACTCCAAAAAAGCTACCGAACGACGATTGAAATAATGAATCTAGCAAATCAAGTTCTTGCACAGATGGATGAGGATTTACCACTCGTGGAACCGGTCGTCCGTCATGGAAAGGAACCTCGGTATTATGAGATGGATGGGCTAGATGTTGGCGAAATAGAGGTTATTTATAAGGGGATAATTGATCGTGGACATAGATCTATTGCGCTAATTTGCAAAACAAGGAAAGATGCCAAGAAGATTCATGGTTATCTAGAGGAATTTGGAATGCCTGTTCAATTAATCGGAGACCAATCAGGCATCAGTGATAGTGGATTATTGATCGTTCCAAGCCACTTAGCAAAAGGGTTGGAATTCGATGCTGTCATTATCGCAGCTTTCGACGAGCCATTTCGGAATCATCCAATCGACAGAAAGTTACTATACGTAGCAATGACAAGGCCGATGCATGAACTGCATATTATTTTGGTGCCAGACACTGAGAGATTTTTTTGA
- a CDS encoding GNAT family N-acetyltransferase, with the protein MLIFKQFLEIPEGEIINGILELHESIFEDSKTLVGKIKSKPKVLINVALDQSTVVGYKIGYEFDSNKYYSWYGAVQEEYRGKGVASKLLEQQHRFLVESGYKIVQTKTRNKWRSMLILNIKNGFDVLETFTDDEGIHRIVLEKKLSAN; encoded by the coding sequence ATGTTGATTTTTAAACAATTTTTGGAGATTCCTGAAGGTGAAATTATTAATGGGATTTTAGAACTGCATGAAAGTATATTCGAAGATTCTAAAACATTAGTGGGGAAAATAAAGTCGAAACCGAAAGTCTTAATAAATGTAGCTTTGGATCAATCAACTGTCGTCGGTTATAAAATTGGTTACGAGTTCGACTCAAATAAGTATTATAGTTGGTACGGAGCAGTTCAAGAGGAGTACAGAGGTAAAGGAGTCGCATCGAAGCTACTTGAACAGCAACATCGCTTTTTAGTTGAATCTGGTTATAAAATTGTTCAAACAAAGACGAGAAACAAGTGGCGGAGTATGCTTATACTTAATATTAAAAATGGCTTTGACGTTTTGGAAACATTCACGGATGACGAGGGGATTCATAGAATTGTATTGGAGAAAAAATTGTCTGCAAACTAA
- a CDS encoding AAA family ATPase, whose protein sequence is MNRYVVITVGKTHSGKSTFAKALGNEMINSVVIDQDNHAEFLQINYQTILPKQGPNTIKYALTQTIVNYAITETNCHLILCNANRNRKGRLKLLEQFHNKGFSSIIVNFDIPEHVLKVRVTKSQRDTSILRIASNFAEVLTRQHNETNKGDVIAPIEDEADHLFVVKDSSEIQMVIREIVEIAKN, encoded by the coding sequence ATGAATCGGTATGTAGTAATAACGGTTGGTAAAACTCATAGCGGTAAATCTACATTTGCTAAAGCTTTGGGAAATGAGATGATCAATTCAGTTGTCATTGACCAAGATAACCATGCTGAATTCCTTCAAATTAACTACCAAACAATATTACCTAAACAAGGACCAAATACGATTAAGTACGCTCTGACACAAACCATTGTTAATTACGCAATTACTGAGACGAATTGCCATCTTATATTGTGTAATGCAAATCGCAATCGAAAAGGGCGTTTGAAACTACTCGAACAATTCCATAACAAAGGATTTTCGAGTATTATAGTGAATTTTGATATTCCTGAACATGTTCTAAAAGTTCGAGTTACGAAAAGCCAGCGTGATACATCCATACTAAGAATCGCTTCAAATTTTGCGGAAGTGCTTACTCGACAGCATAATGAAACGAACAAAGGTGATGTGATTGCACCTATTGAAGATGAAGCAGACCATTTATTTGTAGTTAAAGATTCAAGTGAAATTCAAATGGTTATCCGAGAAATTGTTGAAATTGCTAAAAACTGA